The Caloranaerobacter sp. TR13 genomic interval TTGTTATTAAAGGTGAATAACAAGATAATAAAGTTGATATCACCTGTTTTAGCTGTACAAATCGGTGCATTGCCATTACTATCATATTATTTTAACAATATATCTTTAATTGCTATAATAACTAACCTAGTTTTAGTTCCGATGTTATCTTTTTCAGTCATAGGTGGGTTTATTTTAATTTTTATTTCTTATCTTAATATAAATATTGCTTTGTTTTTAGGAATAATATTGAATACAATATTGAATTTAACTAGATTTTTAATGAAATTTTTTGATATGATTCCATACAAAACATTAACATTACCTCAACCATCATTTGAGAGTATTATTTACTATTACCTTACTGTATTTATACTTTTAGGTTATATAAAGTTTGATTTACTATCTATGAAGGTTAAGAAAGCTTTTTTGACATATGCTTTATTTACTATATTACTGATAGCATTTCATATTACTTTACAAAATAATGTAAAAATAGAGTTTCTAGATGTTGGACAAGGTGATAGTAGTTTAATTAGTGTAAATAATGAAAAATTTTTCTTAATAGATACTGGAGGTTCGCTTACAGGTGAATTTGATGTTAGTGAAAACATACTTTATCCATATTTAGTTAAAAAAGGTATTTTTACTTTGGATGGAGTTTTTGTATCTCATTTTCACGAAGACCATTGTGAAGCTTTATTAAAATTAGCTGAGAGACTTAAAATAAAAAATATATTTATATCATATGAAAATGTTCAGAATGACCTTTATTTAGATATTATTAAAAAAGCAAAAGAAAAAGATATAACAGTTAAAATACTAACTAGAGGTGATAAAATAAAGATAAATAAAAACGTATTTTTTGAGGTTTTATATCCTAATAAAGATATAAATAAGGCTAAATATGAAAATGAGAATAACCTATCTATGGTCGTGCTATTAAATGCATATGGGAAAAAAGTTCTATTTACTGGAGATATAGAATCTGAAGCTGAAAAAACAGTATTAAGTCAGAATAGTATAGACATAGACGTTCTTAAAGTGCCCCATCATGGTAGTTATACATCTTCAACTGAAGAATTTTTAAAATCGGTTAAACCCGAATATGGTATTATAAGTGTAGGCATCAACAATTTTCGACATCCTAACCCAGAAGTATTAAAAAGATATGAAAAGCAAAATATTCAAATATACAGAACTGATAAAGATGGATTAGTTACAATACAAATTACACCAAGTAAATATAATATATATGGGTTTATTAGTAATTAAATTTTAAGACTAAGGGAGTGTTACTATGAGTTATAAACAGATTTTAAATGATATTAAAAATAATGATTTGAAAAGAGTTTATCTTATATATGGCAAGGAAAACTATTTGATTGATTGGATAATAAATGAGATAAAAGAAAAATATATAGATAAAAATTTTGAGTCTCTTAATTACGTACATTTAGATGGAAAAGAAGTAGGTGTAGATTCAATTGTAAATGCTTGTGAGACACTGCCTTTTATGTCCGATAAAAAAATTGTAATTATAGAGAACTTAGTATTTTTAACAGGCGGGAAATTAAATGATAAAGAAGATGAACAGCGTTTAAATGAATATATTTCTAAAGTAAGCAATTTTACTTGTTTAATATTTGTTGTTAGAGAAGAGAAAATTGATAATAGAAAAAAGCTAGTTAAAAACATAAAAAAAGTTGGCCAAGTTATTGAATTATCAAAAATAAAAGGAGAAGATTTGGCTAGATGGGTATCTAAGACATTTAGCAAGTACAACAAAAAGATAACACAAAAAGATATTATGTATTTCATAGAAAATACCGGATATTTAGAATATAGTAGCAATAAGACACTCTATGATTTAGAAAACGAAATTATAAAAACATGTAATTATTTAGGATGTAGAGAGCAAGTTAAGACTGAAGATATAGATAAAGTTTTAGTTCGAAGTCTTGAAAATAATATTTTTAAATTAGTTGATTCAGTTGGTCAAAAGAGGACAGATAGAGCACTAACGCTTTTAAATGAGATGATATTAAATAATGAGCCAATACAGTTGATTTTACATATGGTTATCAAACAAATTAGACTTTTATTCATGGCAAAACTTTTAGAAGGAAAAGGGTATAGTCAAGGTGTTATTGCACAGAAACTTGGAGTTCAGAATTTTGTTGTAAAAAAATTGATTGAACAAAGCAGAAATTTTGAAATTGAAGAATTACAGAGTGCATTCGAAAGATGTTTAAAAATAGATGAAAGTATCAAAAAAGGTCAAATTGAGAATAGACTAGCACTTGAAATGCTAATTGTTGAGTTTTCGAGAAGTATTTAAAAGTTTTCAAAAAAATAATTCGGGCTTTTGCCCGAAATATAAGTGCTACATATTTAATTAAACAGCTTCGTTTAATCTCTTAGCTAGACGGCTAACCTTTCTTGAAGCTGCATTTTTATGAATAGTTCCTTTTGAAGCAGCTCTATAAAGCTTTTTCTCAACTAGTCTAAGTAAGTTTTTAGCTTCTTCAATATTTCCGTTTTCTAATGCTTCATTAAACTTTCTGATGTAAGTTTTGATTTCTGACTTTCTTCTTCTATTTATAGCAGTTCTTTTTTCTATAACTTTAATTCTCTTTTTAGCTGATTTAATATTTGCCATAGGTTCACCCCCTTCAAATGCAATTGACAAATGATATTTTACCATGAACATATATAAATTGCAAGAAAAATATGTTATTTCTTTTATTCCCATGTACCAATAAAATTATGCAGTCAAAAAGATAAATTTGAAAACAAAAATTAAGAATAAATATTTTAATAAAGAGTTAACATAAAGATACTACTAATAAATAAAGGTGGTGTCAAAATGCTGCAAATAAGAACTGACTTGGCGGTTGAAGCGAGAGAGTTATATAAAGAAAAGAATAATATTGAAGTATCTGGAGTTGAAGTTGAGAGAGAGGAAAAAGAAAACTATACAATAACAAGGGTAAAAATAGTTAATGAAACTGGTATGGCTCAAATGGGAAAACCAATAGGTAACTATATTACTATAGAAGCACCAGCATTAAAAAAAGCAGACCAAGATTTAAAAGATGAAATTAGTAAAGTATTAGCCAAAGAACTTAAGGCCTTGCACAAACTTGATAAAAGTAATAAAACTTTAGTTGTAGGTTTAGGCAATTGGAATGTAACTCCTGATGCCTTGGGTCCAAAAGTAGTAG includes:
- a CDS encoding DNA internalization-related competence protein ComEC/Rec2, with protein sequence MKRPFYYFLFPYIIGIYFSYKFYNTPKLLLIIGLLFSMVLFILSISKEKVFIYSLALLVFFTGYYNTNSMKKEDKLQFLYDNKIEYTGIVKKEITRSPSYSKYVLITDYIKINGTTYHVKEKVLLNINGKKTFKAGDKIKGIGLIKKPKANTNPKLFNYRLYLETKNIYLIIYSRDYSINLLSKNNLNFLEYRTRLIRKKFLNILDTTLSEENSSIIKSIILGESSYLDKNTLDSFREMGISHVLAVSGLHVGIISAFFLFIFAILQIDKRLSTIITIMLIWSYGYIVEFPPSVLRALIIFTVLMISNFTLRRYDAVNSILFGAFTLLVFKPLWIFNIGFQLSFVSALSLVLFTKRIELLLKVNNKIIKLISPVLAVQIGALPLLSYYFNNISLIAIITNLVLVPMLSFSVIGGFILIFISYLNINIALFLGIILNTILNLTRFLMKFFDMIPYKTLTLPQPSFESIIYYYLTVFILLGYIKFDLLSMKVKKAFLTYALFTILLIAFHITLQNNVKIEFLDVGQGDSSLISVNNEKFFLIDTGGSLTGEFDVSENILYPYLVKKGIFTLDGVFVSHFHEDHCEALLKLAERLKIKNIFISYENVQNDLYLDIIKKAKEKDITVKILTRGDKIKINKNVFFEVLYPNKDINKAKYENENNLSMVVLLNAYGKKVLFTGDIESEAEKTVLSQNSIDIDVLKVPHHGSYTSSTEEFLKSVKPEYGIISVGINNFRHPNPEVLKRYEKQNIQIYRTDKDGLVTIQITPSKYNIYGFISN
- the holA gene encoding DNA polymerase III subunit delta — protein: MSYKQILNDIKNNDLKRVYLIYGKENYLIDWIINEIKEKYIDKNFESLNYVHLDGKEVGVDSIVNACETLPFMSDKKIVIIENLVFLTGGKLNDKEDEQRLNEYISKVSNFTCLIFVVREEKIDNRKKLVKNIKKVGQVIELSKIKGEDLARWVSKTFSKYNKKITQKDIMYFIENTGYLEYSSNKTLYDLENEIIKTCNYLGCREQVKTEDIDKVLVRSLENNIFKLVDSVGQKRTDRALTLLNEMILNNEPIQLILHMVIKQIRLLFMAKLLEGKGYSQGVIAQKLGVQNFVVKKLIEQSRNFEIEELQSAFERCLKIDESIKKGQIENRLALEMLIVEFSRSI
- the rpsT gene encoding 30S ribosomal protein S20, with the protein product MANIKSAKKRIKVIEKRTAINRRRKSEIKTYIRKFNEALENGNIEEAKNLLRLVEKKLYRAASKGTIHKNAASRKVSRLAKRLNEAV